The following proteins are encoded in a genomic region of Burkholderia cepacia:
- a CDS encoding (2Fe-2S)-binding protein: MVSVRINGETAHVDSEPDTPLLWVIRCERKLTGTKFGCGVGICGACTVLLNDQAVPACQIPVGTLNGARITTVEGLDSAEARALKDAWLAVDVVQCGYCQSAQLVAATALLMRCPRPDDRQIDEAMKNIACRCGTFPRIRKAIHKAAESVGR; this comes from the coding sequence ATGGTGTCAGTCCGTATCAACGGGGAGACCGCTCACGTCGATTCCGAACCCGACACCCCGCTGCTCTGGGTGATTCGGTGCGAACGGAAGCTGACCGGCACGAAGTTCGGCTGCGGCGTCGGGATCTGCGGCGCCTGCACGGTGCTGCTGAACGATCAGGCCGTGCCGGCCTGCCAGATCCCGGTCGGCACGCTGAACGGCGCGCGCATCACGACCGTCGAAGGACTCGACAGCGCTGAAGCGCGGGCGCTGAAGGACGCGTGGCTCGCCGTCGACGTCGTGCAATGCGGTTATTGCCAGAGCGCCCAGCTGGTCGCCGCCACGGCCCTGCTCATGCGCTGCCCGCGCCCCGACGACCGCCAGATCGACGAGGCGATGAAGAACATCGCATGCCGGTGCGGCACGTTTCCCCGCATCCGCAAGGCCATTCACAAGGCGGCGGAGTCGGTAGGCCGTTGA
- a CDS encoding serine/threonine protein kinase — protein sequence MMSFTQLIQTFQSGALSRDAFFSEIDRVLATDQVDCAQLREVLDQTQTTQPLSDEIYAEVLTRIERCRDKTASAGDATRVQESPLHAEVRPGTPPGPSSGATFVDGERVKGIGDTLNGRFVLEECLGVGGMGTVYKALDLRKLEASDRKPHIAIKVLNVQFRGQPTSLIALQREARKAQTLAHRNIVTVYDFDRDGPLVYLTMEYLSGKPLSKVLRAPGFAGMPLDAALPIIAGMGQALAYAHERGFVHCDFKPANVFLTDRGEVKVIDFGIARAFQRRDEDPDVTVFDPASLGGITPAYASPEMFEHLEPDPRDDVYALACVTYELLTGRHPFDRLSATQARHDHLRPARPPGLDRTQWRTLSAALSFDRATRTPGVTPFLEGMGVFKRRTPASGARVGVAVGACALAAIAALWYGYHALSRSGERHAAADTLAQAPANGGNAAKTGAGAGSAPAAAVPAAASAPSPPPAISLASVMAVLARIPCSALDASVQDHVLQVRGYVESGVGVARVRTALGGMPGGQAANLDVRPIDAHNCEVVTALAPYWRSNRASPHTASIRTRAPDARLTEGNPLVIDITTPGYDSYVNVDYYVLNGSVVHLVPSSHARDNQAPPNYSATIGSMGDWVIGKPFGTELIVLLVTPAPLFDGMRPPSEPRAAYLAAIDRQLKQFEAKYGAGRIAADFVQITTHASGN from the coding sequence ATGATGAGCTTTACGCAGCTGATTCAAACCTTCCAGAGCGGGGCGCTGTCGCGGGACGCGTTCTTCTCGGAGATCGACCGGGTGCTGGCGACCGACCAGGTCGATTGCGCGCAGCTGCGCGAAGTGCTCGACCAGACGCAAACCACGCAGCCGCTGTCGGACGAGATCTACGCGGAAGTGCTGACGCGCATCGAACGGTGTCGCGACAAGACGGCATCCGCCGGCGACGCAACCCGGGTCCAGGAGAGCCCGCTTCACGCGGAGGTTCGTCCGGGTACCCCGCCCGGGCCGTCGAGCGGCGCAACGTTCGTCGACGGCGAGCGCGTGAAAGGCATCGGCGATACGCTGAACGGGCGCTTCGTGCTGGAGGAGTGCCTCGGTGTCGGCGGGATGGGCACCGTGTACAAGGCGCTCGACCTCCGCAAGCTGGAGGCGTCGGATCGCAAGCCGCACATCGCGATCAAGGTGCTCAACGTGCAGTTTCGCGGCCAGCCGACGTCGCTGATCGCGCTTCAGCGTGAAGCCCGCAAGGCGCAGACGCTCGCCCATCGCAACATCGTCACCGTCTACGACTTCGATCGGGACGGCCCGCTCGTCTACCTCACGATGGAGTATCTGTCGGGCAAGCCGCTCAGCAAGGTGCTGCGTGCGCCGGGCTTTGCGGGCATGCCGCTCGATGCCGCATTGCCGATCATCGCCGGGATGGGGCAGGCGCTGGCGTATGCGCACGAACGCGGCTTCGTCCATTGCGATTTCAAGCCCGCCAATGTGTTCCTCACCGACCGGGGCGAAGTGAAGGTGATCGACTTCGGGATTGCCCGCGCGTTCCAGCGGCGCGACGAGGACCCCGACGTGACCGTGTTCGACCCGGCGAGCCTCGGCGGCATCACGCCGGCCTATGCGAGCCCGGAGATGTTCGAGCATCTCGAACCGGACCCGCGCGACGACGTCTACGCGCTCGCGTGCGTCACCTACGAATTGCTGACCGGACGCCATCCGTTCGATCGGCTGTCGGCCACCCAGGCGCGTCATGACCACTTGCGGCCCGCGCGCCCGCCCGGCCTCGATCGCACGCAATGGCGAACCTTGAGCGCCGCGTTGTCGTTCGACCGTGCGACGCGCACGCCCGGCGTCACCCCGTTCCTGGAGGGCATGGGCGTGTTCAAGCGCCGTACGCCGGCATCGGGCGCGCGCGTCGGGGTGGCCGTGGGCGCTTGCGCGCTGGCGGCGATCGCCGCGCTCTGGTACGGCTACCACGCGCTTTCGCGCAGCGGCGAAAGGCATGCCGCAGCGGACACGCTCGCGCAGGCGCCTGCAAACGGAGGGAATGCCGCGAAGACGGGCGCCGGAGCCGGCAGCGCGCCCGCGGCCGCCGTCCCTGCCGCTGCCAGCGCGCCGTCGCCGCCGCCGGCGATTTCGCTGGCGTCCGTGATGGCTGTGCTGGCGCGCATCCCGTGTTCGGCGCTGGATGCCTCCGTGCAGGATCACGTGCTGCAGGTGCGGGGGTATGTGGAATCCGGTGTCGGTGTCGCGCGGGTGCGCACTGCGCTCGGCGGCATGCCGGGCGGGCAGGCGGCGAATCTCGACGTGCGTCCGATCGATGCCCACAATTGCGAGGTCGTGACCGCGCTCGCGCCGTACTGGCGATCGAATCGGGCGTCGCCGCACACCGCGTCGATCCGCACGCGCGCGCCCGATGCGCGTCTCACGGAAGGCAACCCGCTGGTCATCGACATCACGACACCCGGTTACGACTCGTACGTGAACGTCGACTATTACGTGCTGAACGGGAGCGTCGTGCATCTCGTGCCGAGCAGCCACGCACGCGATAACCAGGCGCCGCCGAATTACTCCGCCACGATCGGCAGCATGGGCGACTGGGTGATCGGCAAGCCTTTCGGGACCGAGCTGATCGTGCTCCTCGTCACGCCGGCGCCGTTGTTCGACGGGATGCGCCCGCCCTCCGAGCCGCGCGCCGCCTATCTCGCGGCAATCGATCGACAGTTGAAGCAGTTCGAGGCTAAATACGGCGCGGGGCGCATCGCCGCCGATTTCGTCCAGATCACGACGCACGCGAGCGGCAACTGA
- a CDS encoding xanthine dehydrogenase family protein molybdopterin-binding subunit, whose product MLKRRTFLLGSAGAAGVLAIGWAWRRPDDRLATPAQLAMSRVDVPLNGWVMISSANDVTIVMSKAEMGQGVHTGAAMLLAEELDADWSRVRIVMSPLDTIYKDRETLAEGLPFRPDDDSLLARGMEALAHRAARYAGSMATGGSTSMIDLWGPMREAGATARVMLRGAAAKLWGVPVAECETNAGRVLHRSGRSATYGELVQLARDAPRPTHVDLKNPKTFTLVGKRLGRIEARTKLDGSARFGIDALPDPLLYASVTMCPTLGGRALDFDQHRVASLKGVTGIFRVDPYHGGTGGVAVIADNPFIAMRTLCQLSVTWDHGPAAGVNSADVRAALTRALDGDAGRYVFYAAGDADAVLSRAKPFVAQYEAPYLAHGPLEPMNCTVRVDDDAATIWVGTQIPMLARKAVAALLGLEEDKVVVNQQLIGGAFGRRLEVDFIAQAAAIARHAKGRPVQTIWSRPQDMTHDFYRPACVARYSGAIDASGRLVAWKGISASQSVSAQAMPRTFGMPGIAAKLLPDATTAEGAFDQPYECDNVHVQHNTVALPVPVGYWRSVGHAHQAFFVESFIDEMAVLARKDPIRFRLDMLKQSAHQRHAAVLRALVALSGWRSPPAWRDETGARRARGIAMHEAFGSVVAQVAEVRQEGDGFRVTRVFCVIDCGLAVNPNLVEQQMESGIIFGLSAALEQAITIENGQVAQHYFDSYPLVNMETCPEIVTQVMTGGTEPHGVGEAGTPPIAAAVANALYALTGVRHRTLPLVKPPPPQPGDDRWCQSVSTGRPLTSIPNPTPRCSG is encoded by the coding sequence ATGTTGAAGCGCAGAACCTTCCTGTTGGGCAGTGCGGGCGCGGCGGGCGTGCTGGCGATCGGCTGGGCATGGCGGCGTCCCGACGACCGGCTCGCGACACCTGCACAGCTGGCGATGTCGCGCGTCGACGTGCCGTTGAACGGCTGGGTGATGATCAGTTCCGCTAACGACGTGACGATCGTCATGAGCAAAGCCGAAATGGGCCAGGGCGTCCATACGGGCGCGGCCATGCTGCTGGCGGAAGAGCTCGATGCGGACTGGTCCCGGGTCCGCATCGTCATGTCCCCGCTCGACACGATCTACAAGGACCGTGAAACGCTCGCCGAGGGCCTGCCGTTTCGCCCCGATGACGACAGCCTGCTCGCTCGCGGCATGGAGGCGCTGGCGCACCGCGCTGCACGCTATGCGGGTTCGATGGCGACGGGAGGCTCGACGAGCATGATCGATCTGTGGGGGCCCATGCGCGAGGCGGGCGCCACGGCCCGCGTCATGCTGCGCGGCGCCGCGGCGAAGCTTTGGGGCGTGCCCGTCGCGGAATGCGAGACGAACGCCGGCCGGGTGCTGCATCGATCGGGACGCTCGGCGACGTATGGCGAACTCGTCCAGCTCGCGCGCGACGCGCCGCGCCCGACGCACGTCGATCTCAAGAACCCGAAGACGTTCACGCTCGTCGGCAAACGGCTGGGCCGCATCGAGGCGCGCACGAAGCTCGACGGCAGTGCGCGTTTCGGCATCGATGCGCTTCCGGACCCGCTCCTGTATGCGAGCGTCACGATGTGTCCGACACTCGGCGGAAGGGCGCTGGATTTCGACCAGCACAGGGTCGCCAGCCTGAAAGGCGTGACGGGCATCTTCAGGGTCGACCCATACCACGGCGGAACGGGAGGCGTTGCCGTCATTGCGGACAATCCGTTCATCGCGATGCGGACGTTGTGCCAGTTGTCGGTCACCTGGGACCACGGGCCGGCCGCCGGCGTGAATTCCGCGGATGTCCGCGCGGCGTTGACGCGCGCCCTCGACGGCGACGCGGGCCGCTACGTGTTCTACGCCGCCGGCGACGCCGATGCCGTGCTGAGCCGCGCGAAGCCGTTCGTCGCGCAGTACGAAGCACCCTATCTGGCTCACGGGCCGCTGGAACCCATGAATTGCACGGTGCGGGTCGACGACGACGCGGCGACGATCTGGGTCGGCACGCAGATTCCGATGCTGGCGCGCAAGGCGGTCGCGGCGCTGCTGGGTCTCGAAGAAGACAAGGTGGTCGTGAATCAGCAATTGATCGGCGGGGCATTCGGCCGCCGGCTCGAAGTCGACTTCATCGCGCAGGCCGCCGCCATCGCACGCCATGCGAAGGGGCGGCCCGTGCAGACGATCTGGTCGCGCCCGCAGGACATGACGCACGACTTCTACCGCCCGGCCTGCGTGGCGAGATACAGCGGTGCAATCGATGCGAGCGGCCGGCTGGTCGCATGGAAGGGCATATCGGCGAGCCAGTCGGTCAGCGCGCAGGCGATGCCCCGCACCTTCGGCATGCCGGGCATCGCGGCGAAGCTGCTGCCCGACGCCACCACGGCGGAAGGCGCGTTCGACCAGCCCTATGAATGCGACAACGTTCACGTCCAGCACAATACGGTGGCGCTCCCGGTTCCGGTCGGCTACTGGCGCTCCGTCGGGCACGCGCATCAGGCGTTCTTCGTCGAGAGCTTCATCGACGAGATGGCCGTGCTCGCACGGAAAGACCCGATCCGGTTTCGCCTCGACATGCTGAAGCAGTCGGCGCACCAGCGCCATGCGGCCGTGCTGCGGGCGCTCGTCGCGCTGTCCGGCTGGCGTTCGCCGCCGGCATGGCGCGACGAGACCGGCGCGCGGCGCGCGCGCGGCATTGCGATGCACGAAGCGTTCGGCAGCGTGGTCGCGCAAGTCGCCGAAGTGCGGCAGGAAGGTGACGGCTTTCGCGTGACGCGCGTGTTCTGCGTGATCGACTGCGGGCTGGCCGTGAATCCGAACCTCGTCGAGCAGCAGATGGAAAGCGGGATCATCTTCGGGTTGTCGGCCGCGCTCGAGCAGGCGATCACGATCGAGAACGGACAGGTCGCGCAGCATTATTTCGACAGCTACCCGCTGGTCAACATGGAAACGTGTCCCGAGATCGTCACGCAAGTCATGACAGGCGGGACCGAACCGCACGGCGTCGGCGAAGCGGGCACGCCGCCGATTGCAGCGGCCGTGGCGAATGCGCTGTATGCGCTCACGGGCGTGCGCCATCGCACGCTGCCGCTCGTCAAACCACCCCCGCCCCAGCCAGGAGACGACCGATGGTGTCAGTCCGTATCAACGGGGAGACCGCTCACGTCGATTCCGAACCCGACACCCCGCTGCTCTGGGTGA
- a CDS encoding peptidase domain-containing ABC transporter, translating to MDAQAPAPASTPSLAAFLASVEPLSLFSRDELDRMAAHAQVRTYAFGDTVCNRGEPAEGLYVLRSGAVRLIADERGKETSVGVRKEGEVFGEMAMLRDCWHEVSVRASKKTEVLCIPRSAIEPILRDNPAAQAFVTSYVAISSAGGFVTRLFDLRGKLTRAELEEYVSSVGVKRVAAGKEIVRQGPGGDLRLYVVRQGEVSVSCREDGNDYPLATLGAGEIFGERACLLRQEQAATVTAVTDTRLLVIPEKTVHFMLERNPKLREVLEERIRFVDQELQRQKKLAERRRHPLQIDIGADAAFGERMIKRFVLVEQAEEMDCGAACLAMICRHYGIAMTLGKLRDLANVTTQGATLDSLARTGEAVGFATRGVQCTYEALLGFDLPFIVHWEGYHYVVVYGVSKSWVRIADPALGFRKLSVEAFERGWSGTCLLFTASATAAPPVESRSPWVRFIGYLRPYRKILAHLFLATFVIQVLGVIPPLIIQSVLDGVIVHQNVSLLHLLIAGLVISHVFTQLMTTIRAHLSNFMVRSLDFAMMSQFYKHTMSLPYSFFARRKSGDVFARFQENQTIRAFLTESTVTTALNLLMIFIYFTIMFLYNVKMTLVLIAFVIPIMALTALATPKLKGYAREVFAASTDAKSLLMETLGGVETVKGMGIERSVRLKWERKYAKALDVQYRAQAFNILVALGGQLLNAATTIVILWVGANLVLAHELSIGQLIAFNAFMGSVLAPLMGLVGMWSLMNDAAVAMERLGDVLDIEPEQPPSELASRVLLPDLQGDISFDGVYFRYGGNETPYVLENINCTIKRGEMVAIVGRSGSGKTTLAKLLVGFYAPTDGKIVVDGYDMSAIDKACYRAQIGYVMQSNLVFSGSIAENIACGDASPDWRRMEEVARMADAHAFISKLPLGYEQVVGERGVGLSGGQIQRLCIARALYHDPRLLVFDEATSSLDTQSESNILANMHEILQGRTAVIIAHRLSTIMRADKILVLYEGAIVEQGSHDELVALKGMYYQLVQKQLGAT from the coding sequence ATGGACGCCCAAGCCCCCGCTCCGGCCAGCACCCCGTCGCTCGCGGCGTTTCTCGCGTCGGTGGAGCCGCTGTCGCTGTTCTCGCGCGACGAACTCGACCGCATGGCCGCGCATGCGCAGGTGCGCACCTACGCGTTCGGCGACACCGTCTGCAACCGCGGCGAACCGGCCGAGGGCCTGTATGTGCTGCGAAGCGGGGCCGTGCGCCTGATCGCCGACGAGCGCGGCAAGGAAACCAGCGTCGGCGTGCGCAAGGAAGGCGAGGTATTCGGCGAAATGGCGATGCTGCGCGACTGCTGGCACGAGGTGTCGGTGCGCGCGTCGAAGAAGACCGAGGTGCTGTGCATCCCGCGCAGCGCGATCGAGCCGATCCTGCGCGACAACCCCGCCGCGCAGGCATTCGTGACGAGCTATGTGGCGATCAGCTCGGCCGGCGGTTTCGTGACGCGGCTGTTCGACCTGCGCGGCAAGCTGACGCGCGCCGAGCTCGAGGAATACGTGTCGAGCGTCGGCGTGAAGCGCGTCGCGGCCGGCAAGGAGATCGTGCGGCAGGGGCCGGGCGGCGACCTGCGGCTGTACGTGGTGCGCCAGGGCGAGGTGAGCGTGTCGTGCCGCGAGGACGGCAACGACTATCCGCTCGCGACGCTCGGCGCAGGCGAGATCTTCGGCGAGCGCGCGTGCCTGCTGCGGCAGGAGCAGGCGGCGACCGTCACCGCCGTCACCGATACGCGCCTGCTCGTCATTCCGGAAAAGACCGTGCACTTCATGCTCGAGCGCAACCCGAAACTGCGCGAGGTGCTCGAGGAGCGCATCCGTTTCGTGGATCAGGAGCTGCAGCGGCAGAAGAAGCTCGCCGAGCGGCGCCGCCACCCGCTGCAGATCGACATCGGCGCCGACGCCGCGTTCGGCGAGCGCATGATCAAGCGTTTCGTGCTGGTCGAGCAGGCGGAGGAAATGGATTGCGGGGCGGCGTGCCTCGCGATGATCTGCCGCCACTACGGCATCGCGATGACGCTCGGCAAGCTGCGCGATCTCGCGAACGTGACGACGCAGGGCGCGACGCTCGACAGTCTCGCGCGCACCGGCGAGGCGGTCGGCTTCGCGACGCGCGGCGTGCAGTGCACGTACGAGGCGCTGCTCGGGTTCGACCTGCCGTTCATCGTGCACTGGGAGGGCTACCACTACGTCGTCGTGTACGGCGTGTCGAAGTCGTGGGTGCGGATCGCCGATCCGGCGCTCGGCTTCAGGAAGCTGAGCGTCGAGGCGTTCGAGCGCGGCTGGAGCGGCACCTGCCTGCTGTTCACCGCGAGCGCGACGGCCGCGCCGCCGGTCGAGTCACGTTCGCCGTGGGTGCGCTTCATCGGCTACCTGCGTCCTTACAGGAAGATTCTCGCGCACCTGTTCCTGGCGACGTTCGTGATCCAGGTGCTCGGCGTCATTCCGCCGCTGATCATCCAGAGCGTGCTGGACGGGGTGATCGTGCACCAGAACGTCAGCCTGCTGCACCTGCTGATTGCCGGGCTCGTCATTTCGCACGTGTTTACCCAGCTGATGACCACGATCCGCGCCCACCTGTCCAACTTCATGGTGCGCAGTCTCGATTTCGCGATGATGTCGCAGTTCTACAAGCACACGATGTCGCTGCCGTATTCGTTCTTCGCGCGCCGCAAGAGCGGCGACGTGTTCGCGCGCTTCCAGGAAAACCAGACGATCCGGGCGTTCCTGACGGAGTCCACCGTGACTACCGCGCTCAATCTCCTGATGATCTTCATCTACTTCACGATCATGTTTCTCTACAACGTGAAGATGACGCTGGTGCTGATCGCCTTCGTGATCCCGATCATGGCGCTCACGGCGCTCGCGACCCCGAAGCTGAAAGGCTATGCGCGCGAGGTGTTTGCCGCGTCCACCGATGCGAAGTCGCTGCTGATGGAGACGCTCGGCGGCGTCGAGACCGTGAAGGGCATGGGCATCGAGCGGTCGGTGCGGCTGAAGTGGGAGCGCAAGTACGCGAAGGCGCTCGACGTCCAGTACCGCGCGCAGGCATTCAATATCCTGGTGGCGCTCGGCGGCCAGCTGCTGAATGCGGCGACCACGATCGTGATCCTGTGGGTCGGCGCGAACCTCGTGCTCGCGCATGAACTCAGCATCGGGCAGCTGATCGCCTTCAATGCGTTCATGGGCAGCGTGCTGGCGCCGCTGATGGGGCTCGTCGGCATGTGGAGCCTGATGAACGACGCGGCGGTGGCGATGGAGCGGCTCGGCGACGTGCTCGACATCGAGCCCGAGCAGCCGCCGTCCGAACTGGCCTCGCGCGTGCTGCTGCCCGACCTGCAGGGCGACATCAGCTTCGACGGCGTGTATTTCCGCTATGGCGGCAACGAAACGCCTTACGTGCTGGAGAACATCAACTGCACGATCAAGCGCGGCGAGATGGTGGCGATCGTCGGGCGCAGCGGTTCGGGGAAAACCACGCTGGCGAAGCTGCTCGTCGGCTTCTATGCGCCGACGGACGGCAAGATCGTGGTGGACGGCTACGACATGAGCGCGATCGACAAGGCTTGCTACCGTGCGCAGATCGGCTACGTGATGCAGTCCAACCTGGTGTTTTCAGGATCGATCGCCGAGAACATCGCATGCGGCGACGCGAGCCCCGACTGGCGCCGCATGGAGGAGGTCGCGCGGATGGCCGACGCGCATGCCTTCATCAGCAAATTGCCGCTCGGCTACGAGCAGGTGGTGGGCGAGCGCGGCGTGGGCCTGTCCGGCGGCCAGATCCAGCGGCTTTGCATCGCGCGCGCGCTGTATCACGACCCGCGCCTGCTCGTGTTCGACGAGGCGACGTCGTCGCTCGACACGCAGTCGGAGAGCAACATCCTCGCGAACATGCACGAGATCCTGCAAGGGCGCACGGCGGTGATCATCGCGCACCGGCTCAGCACCATCATGCGCGCCGACAAGATCCTCGTCCTGTACGAAGGCGCGATCGTCGAACAGGGCTCGCACGACGAGCTGGTCGCCCTCAAGGGCATGTATTACCAGCTCGTGCAGAAACAACTGGGCGCAACATGA
- a CDS encoding lecithin retinol acyltransferase family protein, whose product MERDLQPVNSAVSRTAAGAAQGIVHAALPIGAHLVSDRAGYSHHGIHVGGGRVVHYAGLCASLHRGPIEEVTLERFAAGHAVRIVPHPHAAYAGHAAVLRARSRLGENHYRLLTNNCEHFCTWCVEGTGHSEQVRTCVMHPRTALRFALSFCRAVIVARRAGGRCAAAAIAAA is encoded by the coding sequence ATGGAACGCGACCTTCAACCAGTGAACAGCGCAGTGTCCCGCACGGCCGCTGGTGCTGCTCAAGGGATCGTGCACGCGGCACTGCCGATCGGCGCGCACCTGGTTTCCGATCGCGCCGGCTACAGCCATCACGGCATCCATGTCGGCGGCGGGCGCGTCGTCCACTACGCGGGGCTTTGCGCGTCGCTGCATCGCGGCCCGATCGAGGAAGTCACGCTCGAACGTTTCGCCGCCGGTCACGCGGTGCGCATCGTGCCGCATCCGCACGCGGCCTACGCGGGGCATGCCGCGGTGCTGCGCGCGCGCTCCCGCCTTGGCGAAAACCACTACCGCCTGCTGACGAATAACTGCGAGCACTTCTGCACGTGGTGCGTGGAAGGCACGGGCCACAGCGAGCAGGTTCGCACGTGCGTCATGCATCCGCGCACGGCGCTTCGATTCGCGCTGTCCTTCTGCCGCGCGGTGATCGTGGCGCGGCGGGCAGGCGGACGGTGTGCGGCGGCCGCGATTGCAGCCGCATGA
- a CDS encoding PP2C family protein-serine/threonine phosphatase, whose product MSAELQWTSASRTDVGRVREINEDDCLALPQRGLWAVADGMGGHSAGDLASRTIVRALEQLAAPVTLADFIDAARAALDTVNARLRESAAQRGVRMIGSTVAVLLASGRQCGWLWAGDSRIYLYRDAHLTQLTLDHSHVAELQAQGHLSAQQARHHPSQHLITRAVGAAERLHLDERRIDVRDGDMFLLCSDGLSNEMDEADISAALACGDCARATDALVDLALREGGRDNVTAVVIRADDPDASDHTLANPAVRR is encoded by the coding sequence GTGAGCGCAGAACTGCAATGGACTTCGGCTTCACGCACTGACGTTGGCCGGGTTCGCGAGATCAACGAAGACGACTGCCTCGCGTTGCCGCAGCGTGGCCTGTGGGCCGTTGCGGACGGCATGGGCGGCCATTCGGCCGGCGACCTCGCGAGCCGGACCATCGTGCGTGCGCTGGAACAGCTGGCCGCCCCGGTCACGCTGGCGGACTTCATCGACGCCGCGCGCGCCGCGCTCGATACCGTCAACGCTCGCTTGCGCGAATCGGCGGCCCAGCGCGGCGTACGCATGATCGGCAGCACGGTGGCGGTGCTGCTCGCGAGCGGCCGTCAATGCGGCTGGCTCTGGGCCGGCGACAGCCGGATCTACCTGTACCGCGACGCGCACCTGACGCAGCTCACGCTCGATCACAGCCACGTCGCGGAACTGCAGGCGCAGGGCCACCTGAGCGCGCAGCAGGCGCGCCATCATCCTTCACAGCACCTGATCACGCGCGCCGTCGGCGCCGCCGAGCGGCTGCATCTCGACGAGCGACGCATCGACGTGCGCGACGGCGACATGTTCCTGCTGTGCAGCGACGGCCTGAGCAACGAGATGGACGAAGCCGACATCTCGGCCGCGCTCGCGTGCGGCGACTGCGCGCGCGCCACGGACGCGCTCGTCGATCTCGCGTTGCGCGAGGGCGGACGCGACAACGTCACCGCCGTCGTGATCCGCGCCGACGATCCCGATGCGTCGGACCACACGCTCGCCAATCCTGCCGTGCGACGCTGA
- a CDS encoding sigma-54 interaction domain-containing protein: MKLFDPHGFGNSAISYAGLLEKIEILRSMLRWAPRLERADIEKLLNQANVLRDEVMQMSRKERFVEAAVATPQTSDAPDDATEPAAPAAHRRRQALIERSFVFEGIFGDNPKLLAALEIAEKAAPTDLPVLIDGESGTGKELMAKVIHANGARAGRPYISVNCGAIPDNLLESELFGHRRGAFTGASNDRKGKFESAHTGTIFLDEIGELPLSGQVKLLRVLESHEIQRVGSDEPISVDTRIVAATNKNLRQLSEQGLFREDLFYRLSVIHLTLPALRERRDEIPLLLAYFGDEAAGALKRRPVRTTPKLRDFLLTYAYPGNIRELRNLVYRLSCLAGEVADIEHLPEDIRPKAASAVIRATEDGTPGRPLSLSDAKRAASDEAERAFLERGLQETGGTVAELARRCEMNRSHLQMLLKKHGIRSKAFRHPDGTTPDKDA, from the coding sequence ATGAAACTCTTCGACCCGCACGGATTCGGCAACTCCGCGATCTCGTATGCCGGCCTGCTCGAGAAGATCGAGATCCTGCGCTCGATGCTGCGCTGGGCGCCCAGGCTCGAGCGCGCGGACATCGAGAAGCTGCTCAACCAGGCGAACGTGCTGCGCGACGAAGTGATGCAGATGTCGCGCAAGGAACGCTTCGTCGAGGCGGCCGTGGCCACGCCGCAGACGTCCGACGCGCCCGACGACGCGACGGAACCGGCCGCGCCTGCGGCGCACCGGCGCCGGCAGGCGCTGATCGAGCGCAGCTTCGTCTTCGAGGGGATCTTCGGCGACAACCCGAAGCTGCTCGCCGCGCTCGAAATCGCCGAAAAGGCCGCACCGACCGATCTGCCCGTGCTGATCGACGGCGAGAGCGGCACTGGCAAGGAGCTGATGGCGAAAGTCATCCACGCGAACGGGGCGCGCGCCGGCCGGCCGTACATCTCGGTGAACTGCGGCGCGATTCCCGACAACCTGCTCGAATCCGAGCTGTTCGGGCATCGGCGCGGCGCTTTCACCGGCGCGTCGAACGATCGCAAGGGCAAGTTCGAGAGCGCGCACACCGGCACGATCTTCCTCGACGAAATCGGCGAGTTGCCGCTGTCGGGGCAGGTCAAGCTGCTGCGCGTGCTGGAATCGCACGAGATCCAGCGGGTCGGCTCGGACGAGCCGATTTCCGTCGATACGCGCATCGTCGCCGCCACCAACAAGAACCTGCGGCAATTGAGCGAACAGGGGCTGTTTCGCGAGGACCTGTTCTACCGCCTGAGCGTCATTCACCTGACGTTGCCGGCGCTGCGCGAGCGTCGCGACGAAATTCCGCTGCTGCTCGCCTACTTCGGCGACGAGGCGGCGGGGGCGCTCAAGCGCAGGCCCGTCAGGACGACGCCGAAGCTGCGCGACTTCCTGCTGACGTACGCGTATCCGGGCAACATCCGCGAACTGCGCAATCTCGTCTACCGTCTGTCGTGCCTGGCCGGCGAGGTCGCGGACATCGAGCACCTGCCCGAGGACATCCGTCCGAAAGCCGCGTCGGCGGTGATTCGTGCGACGGAAGACGGTACGCCGGGCAGGCCGCTGTCGCTCAGCGACGCGAAGCGCGCCGCGAGCGACGAGGCGGAGCGCGCGTTTCTCGAACGCGGGCTGCAGGAGACCGGCGGCACCGTGGCCGAACTGGCGCGCCGTTGCGAGATGAACCGGTCGCACCTGCAGATGCTGCTCAAGAAGCACGGCATCCGTTCGAAAGCGTTTCGTCATCCGGACGGCACGACGCCCGACAAGGACGCGTGA